In Deinococcus proteolyticus MRP, a single genomic region encodes these proteins:
- the rpsF gene encoding 30S ribosomal protein S6, producing the protein MAQYDLNLILNPNISAEQVETEKDFIQRAVTNAGGEITNLDELGNRRLAYAINKTREGYYLMYTITMAGNPEKDIASSLRLRDNVYRVLVVKDRPEWKTKKSA; encoded by the coding sequence ATGGCACAGTACGACCTGAACCTGATTCTGAACCCCAACATCAGCGCCGAGCAGGTGGAGACCGAAAAAGACTTCATCCAGCGCGCGGTGACCAATGCTGGCGGTGAGATCACCAACCTGGACGAGCTCGGCAACCGCCGCCTGGCCTACGCGATCAACAAGACCCGCGAAGGCTACTACCTGATGTACACCATCACCATGGCCGGCAACCCTGAAAAGGACATCGCCAGCAGCCTGCGTCTGCGCGACAACGTGTACCGCGTGTTGGTGGTCAAGGACCGTCCCGAGTGGAAGACCAAGAAGAGCGCCTGA
- the rpsR gene encoding 30S ribosomal protein S18: MTKPDRKPRGKGPKRPRKPKVDPFSIGELEITDYKDVKMLRRFVSDTGKILPRRRTGLSAKHQRRISQTIKVARQMALLPYTEKLVRK; the protein is encoded by the coding sequence ATGACCAAGCCTGACCGTAAACCGCGCGGCAAGGGCCCCAAGCGCCCCCGCAAGCCGAAGGTGGACCCGTTCTCCATCGGCGAACTGGAAATTACCGACTACAAAGATGTGAAGATGCTGCGCCGCTTCGTGAGCGACACCGGCAAGATTCTTCCCCGCCGCCGCACGGGCCTCTCGGCCAAGCACCAGCGCCGCATTTCGCAGACCATCAAGGTCGCGCGTCAGATGGCCCTGCTGCCCTACACCGAGAAGCTGGTCCGGAAGTAA
- the coaD gene encoding pantetheine-phosphate adenylyltransferase: MNAVFSGSFDPITNGHLDVLERASRIFDQVTVTVMHNARKSGKHLFTLEERLAILREVTAHLPNVRVDSFEGLLVDYMRRSDHGIIVRGLRAVSDYEYELQIAHLNREIGGVETVFIMAATHWSYVSSSMVKEVASYGGPIDNMVPPASARALIDKFSDRYGQRIQSS, from the coding sequence ATGAATGCCGTCTTTTCCGGTTCCTTCGACCCCATCACCAACGGCCACCTGGACGTGCTGGAGCGTGCCAGCCGGATTTTCGACCAGGTCACGGTCACGGTGATGCACAACGCCCGCAAGAGCGGCAAGCACCTGTTCACCCTGGAAGAGCGCCTGGCGATTCTGCGCGAGGTGACGGCCCACCTGCCCAATGTCAGGGTGGACAGCTTCGAGGGCCTGCTGGTGGATTACATGCGCCGCAGCGACCACGGCATTATCGTGCGTGGCCTGCGGGCGGTCAGCGACTACGAGTACGAACTTCAGATTGCCCACCTCAACCGCGAGATTGGCGGTGTGGAGACGGTATTTATCATGGCGGCCACCCACTGGAGCTATGTCAGTTCCAGCATGGTCAAGGAAGTCGCCAGCTACGGTGGGCCGATAGACAACATGGTGCCGCCCGCCAGCGCCCGTGCCCTGATAGACAAATTCAGCGACCGCTACGGTCAGCGTATCCAGAGCAGCTAG
- the rpsB gene encoding 30S ribosomal protein S2, with the protein MSYISMKQLLEAGVHFGHETKRWNPKFGRFIFGERNGIFIIDLQKTLKQVDRSFDYIKDLAEKGGTILFVGTKKQAQEIVELEARRTGMPFVTSRWLGGMLTNYRTIRTRVERLDELDELFESGRINDRPKAERVQLGTERDRLQRFVGGIRKMNRLPDAIFVIDPTKEVIAVKEANKLGIPVIALADTDSDPDVIDYIVPGNDDAIRSIQLITHRIGDLLVEARGADEDVEQGEERVEESNADIEAAEAGESVENVQVTSSQGRS; encoded by the coding sequence ATGTCCTACATCAGCATGAAGCAACTGCTGGAAGCCGGCGTGCACTTCGGTCACGAGACCAAGCGCTGGAACCCCAAGTTCGGCCGGTTCATCTTCGGTGAGCGCAACGGCATTTTCATCATTGACCTGCAAAAGACCCTCAAGCAGGTGGACCGCAGCTTTGACTACATCAAGGACCTGGCCGAAAAGGGCGGCACCATCCTGTTCGTGGGCACCAAGAAGCAGGCCCAGGAAATCGTGGAGCTGGAAGCCCGCCGCACCGGTATGCCCTTCGTGACCAGCCGCTGGCTGGGCGGCATGCTCACCAACTACCGCACCATCCGCACCCGCGTGGAGCGCCTGGACGAGCTGGACGAGCTGTTTGAGTCGGGCCGCATCAACGACCGTCCCAAGGCCGAGCGCGTGCAGCTGGGCACCGAGCGTGACCGCCTGCAGCGCTTCGTGGGCGGCATCCGCAAGATGAACCGTCTGCCCGACGCCATCTTCGTGATTGACCCCACCAAGGAAGTCATTGCCGTCAAGGAAGCCAACAAGCTGGGCATTCCCGTGATTGCGCTGGCCGACACCGACTCCGACCCCGATGTGATTGATTACATCGTGCCCGGCAACGACGACGCCATCCGCTCCATCCAGCTGATTACCCACCGCATTGGTGACCTGCTGGTGGAAGCCCGTGGCGCCGACGAAGACGTGGAGCAGGGCGAAGAGCGTGTGGAAGAGAGCAACGCTGACATCGAAGCCGCCGAGGCCGGTGAAAGCGTGGAGAACGTTCAGGTCACCAGCAGCCAGGGCCGCTCCTAA
- a CDS encoding menaquinone biosynthesis decarboxylase, with translation MAFPDIQSFMSLLESRGELLRVSAPVSRDLEITEIADRLVKKGGPAVLFENVVGSDFPLLIGALGTRERVALALGVDDLDDLAAKVNHLIDLKGSGGVRGLLGNIPKLGDAMNLPPRRVRSAPVQEVVWRGDEVDLDKIPVLKCWPEDGGPFVTLPLVITRDPETGERNMGMYRMQVMSRNTTGMHWQRHKTGTRHLEKAKAHGERLPVAVAIGGDPALIYAATAPLPPIPGLDEFALAGYLRGQRYPVVKGVTVDLDVPANAEFILEGYVDPQEDWVVEGPFGDHTGFYTLPDLYPLFHVTAVTMRRNPVYPATIVGRPPMEDAYLIEASERLFLPAAQLIIPEIVDYHMPPAGVAHNLVVVSIHKEFPGQAYKVANGLFGLGQMMNAKVIVVVDAEVKVNDMDAVWREVTQKALPGRDTLTTRGPIDVLDHSSRGWGYGGKLIIDATTKRPEEIGSGVSSREDQADDVVPEAFRPQATAELPTFPGVLAQRQTEDGYWYVALDKTGAGQARALAEAFAAHPAAAGVRHLLICDEQTDVQDAGDVWWTVLNNIDAERDVWVLDTPGGGRLLAWDGARKLPSEGFVREWPPKIVMDPAVQARVDRLWNVYGLPERWR, from the coding sequence ATGGCCTTTCCCGACATTCAGTCTTTCATGAGCCTGCTGGAAAGCAGAGGCGAGCTGCTGCGGGTCTCCGCTCCGGTATCGCGCGACCTGGAAATTACCGAAATTGCCGACCGACTGGTCAAAAAAGGCGGCCCGGCGGTGCTGTTCGAGAACGTGGTGGGCAGCGATTTCCCGCTGCTGATCGGTGCCCTGGGCACGCGTGAACGGGTGGCGCTGGCCCTGGGTGTGGACGACCTGGATGACCTGGCGGCCAAAGTCAACCACTTGATTGACCTGAAGGGAAGTGGTGGAGTGCGTGGGCTCCTGGGCAACATTCCCAAGCTGGGCGATGCCATGAACCTGCCGCCCCGGCGGGTGCGCTCGGCGCCCGTGCAGGAAGTGGTCTGGCGCGGCGACGAGGTGGACCTGGACAAGATTCCGGTGCTCAAATGCTGGCCGGAAGATGGCGGCCCCTTTGTCACCCTGCCGCTGGTGATTACCCGTGACCCCGAAACCGGCGAGCGCAACATGGGCATGTACCGCATGCAGGTGATGAGCCGTAACACCACCGGTATGCACTGGCAGCGCCACAAGACCGGCACCCGGCACCTGGAAAAAGCGAAAGCACACGGCGAGCGCCTGCCGGTGGCGGTAGCCATCGGCGGCGACCCGGCACTGATTTACGCCGCCACTGCACCGCTGCCGCCCATTCCGGGCCTGGACGAATTCGCGCTGGCCGGCTACCTGCGCGGACAGCGCTATCCGGTGGTGAAGGGGGTGACGGTGGACCTGGACGTACCTGCCAACGCCGAATTTATTCTGGAAGGCTACGTGGACCCGCAGGAAGACTGGGTGGTGGAGGGGCCATTTGGCGACCACACCGGCTTTTACACCCTGCCGGACCTGTATCCGCTGTTCCACGTTACCGCCGTGACCATGCGCCGAAATCCGGTGTACCCTGCCACCATCGTGGGCCGCCCGCCTATGGAGGACGCTTATCTGATCGAAGCGTCCGAGCGTCTCTTTTTGCCGGCCGCGCAGCTCATCATTCCCGAAATTGTGGACTACCACATGCCCCCAGCCGGCGTGGCACATAACTTGGTCGTGGTTAGCATCCACAAGGAATTCCCCGGGCAGGCCTACAAGGTCGCCAACGGCCTCTTTGGGCTGGGGCAGATGATGAACGCCAAAGTCATCGTGGTGGTTGACGCGGAGGTCAAGGTCAACGACATGGACGCGGTCTGGCGTGAAGTGACCCAGAAGGCCCTGCCAGGCCGCGACACCCTAACCACCCGTGGTCCCATCGACGTGCTGGACCACTCCAGCCGGGGCTGGGGCTATGGCGGCAAGCTGATTATTGACGCGACCACCAAGCGACCCGAGGAAATCGGCTCCGGCGTGAGCAGCCGCGAGGACCAGGCGGATGATGTGGTGCCCGAAGCCTTCCGGCCCCAGGCCACCGCCGAGCTGCCCACCTTTCCGGGTGTGCTGGCGCAGCGTCAGACGGAAGATGGGTACTGGTACGTGGCGCTGGACAAGACCGGGGCCGGGCAGGCCCGCGCTCTGGCGGAAGCGTTCGCGGCCCACCCGGCCGCCGCGGGCGTGCGCCACCTGCTGATCTGCGACGAGCAGACCGACGTGCAGGACGCAGGCGACGTATGGTGGACCGTGCTGAACAACATCGACGCCGAGCGTGACGTGTGGGTGCTGGACACACCGGGCGGCGGGCGCCTGCTGGCCTGGGACGGCGCCCGCAAGCTCCCCAGCGAAGGCTTCGTGCGCGAGTGGCCGCCCAAAATCGTGATGGACCCGGCGGTGCAGGCGCGGGTGGACCGTCTGTGGAACGTGTACGGCCTCCCGGAGCGCTGGCGCTGA
- a CDS encoding response regulator: MSMSDASTKPFCLLLVEDEQADAELFQELLGEVAAHTKVIHMGNGQEALDYLQRLGEEQPGEQPRLRPNLIVLDLNMPVMNGHAFLEHAKKDEGLKDIPVLVLSTSDHADDVQRAYQAHASGYLVKPTSFQEYTEMLRLMTSYWGQVMRLPRSG; the protein is encoded by the coding sequence ATGTCGATGTCAGACGCCAGTACAAAACCCTTCTGTCTGTTGCTGGTCGAAGACGAACAGGCCGATGCCGAGCTGTTCCAGGAACTGCTCGGTGAGGTGGCGGCGCACACCAAGGTGATTCATATGGGCAACGGTCAAGAAGCCCTGGACTACCTGCAGCGCCTGGGCGAAGAACAGCCCGGCGAACAGCCCCGGCTGCGGCCCAATCTGATTGTGCTGGACCTGAACATGCCGGTCATGAACGGCCACGCCTTTTTGGAACATGCCAAGAAAGACGAGGGCCTGAAAGATATTCCGGTGCTGGTGCTGAGCACCTCCGACCATGCCGACGATGTGCAGCGCGCTTATCAGGCCCATGCCAGCGGCTACCTGGTCAAGCCCACCTCGTTTCAGGAATACACCGAGATGCTGCGGCTGATGACCTCCTACTGGGGACAGGTGATGCGCCTGCCCCGCAGCGGCTGA
- a CDS encoding hemolysin family protein has translation MIENVALPIAVILTLVLLNGLFVAAEFALVGARRSRLQTMADSGSGAARWLLGVFDRPAGKDGYIAIAQLGITLASIGLGMYGEPAVAKWLYGPFEQWGLGYEAAHTAGFIVALSLITYMHVVFGEMIPKALALQSPEQISVRVNPLMRVFGLVFRPLVAALNFLAMGLMRLIGIKEPGKEASLYTSKELAIATEEVAASGQLGSVQQTLITNIFELEERVAEELMTSRSRLEALAVTASDAEVMEKIAASPRSRYPVYQGTLDDIVGVLHIKDFMRARSGGRRLTLEQLARPLPSVAASATAEELLALFKRERVHAALVVDEFGGTLGFVTMDDLISDVIEEEDAPEEQWILRNEDGSLTLDGEVTLSELREDYGSQLSSDEVTTVAGLFLAELGTVPDAGTTIHLHGYDLTAEEVRGLKVTRVRLRAVPEQGAEQI, from the coding sequence ATGATAGAGAATGTCGCACTGCCCATTGCCGTCATCCTGACGCTGGTGCTGCTGAACGGACTGTTCGTGGCCGCCGAATTCGCTCTGGTCGGGGCCAGGCGCAGCCGCCTGCAGACCATGGCCGACTCGGGCAGCGGCGCGGCCCGCTGGCTGCTGGGCGTGTTCGACCGCCCCGCCGGCAAGGACGGGTACATCGCCATCGCGCAGCTGGGCATTACCCTGGCGTCTATTGGCCTGGGCATGTACGGTGAGCCGGCCGTTGCCAAGTGGCTGTACGGCCCCTTCGAGCAGTGGGGGCTGGGCTATGAGGCGGCGCACACCGCCGGCTTTATCGTGGCTCTGAGTCTGATTACCTACATGCACGTGGTCTTCGGGGAAATGATTCCCAAGGCGCTGGCCCTGCAGTCCCCGGAACAGATCAGTGTGCGGGTCAATCCGCTGATGCGGGTCTTCGGGCTGGTGTTCCGTCCGCTGGTGGCCGCGCTGAACTTCCTGGCGATGGGGCTGATGCGGCTGATCGGTATCAAGGAACCCGGCAAGGAAGCCAGCTTGTACACCTCCAAGGAACTCGCCATCGCCACCGAGGAGGTGGCAGCCAGCGGGCAACTGGGCAGCGTGCAGCAGACCCTCATCACCAATATTTTCGAGCTGGAAGAGCGGGTGGCCGAGGAACTGATGACCTCGCGCAGCCGCCTGGAGGCACTGGCCGTCACCGCCAGCGACGCGGAGGTGATGGAGAAAATCGCCGCTTCTCCACGCAGCCGCTATCCGGTCTACCAGGGAACGCTGGACGACATTGTCGGCGTGCTGCACATCAAGGACTTTATGCGGGCGCGGTCGGGCGGCCGCCGGCTGACGCTGGAGCAGCTGGCCCGGCCCCTGCCAAGCGTGGCTGCCAGCGCCACCGCCGAAGAACTGCTGGCCCTCTTCAAGCGGGAGCGGGTCCACGCCGCGCTGGTGGTGGACGAGTTCGGCGGCACGCTGGGCTTCGTGACGATGGACGACCTGATCAGCGATGTGATCGAGGAGGAGGACGCCCCCGAGGAGCAGTGGATTCTGCGCAATGAGGACGGCTCCCTCACCCTGGACGGCGAGGTGACGCTCTCGGAACTGCGCGAGGATTACGGCTCGCAGCTGAGCAGTGACGAGGTCACGACGGTGGCGGGCCTGTTCCTGGCCGAGCTGGGCACTGTTCCAGACGCAGGCACCACCATCCACCTGCACGGCTACGACCTCACCGCCGAGGAGGTGCGCGGCCTCAAGGTCACGCGGGTCCGCCTGCGGGCAGTGCCGGAGCAGGGCGCGGAGCAGATTTGA
- a CDS encoding PAS domain-containing sensor histidine kinase, which produces MDLPEQPLRFAAAAFDALSAHVAILDEEGRIVLENRMWQRFSCDNGGISTLGANYLHICERATGDDAASAYATARGIRQVLGGQTDFYELEYPCHSPTEERYFAVRITAFEQDGRKYALVAHENITRRKQAELEVRRLNQQLEQRVLERTEQLARSNRELTQLAQVASHDLQEPLRIIGSYSDLLWHRFGNQLPAKGSSYLQHIQHHTGRARSLVRALLDLSSISAPEKMQCVDLAEQWAAAWQGLPDETAAQIRVQVASLPAVQGDPEQLRLVLTQLLDNAVQFRASRPLHLRLLACDADSPHLVQIGLQDNGTGLPQGSSDEAFEMFKRLHVRGIAGQGTGLTICEKIVQFHGGEIWLEPNPAEGITVWMTLPRWQGAQEASGALLGENRAVS; this is translated from the coding sequence GTGGACCTGCCGGAACAACCCCTGCGTTTCGCTGCGGCTGCGTTCGACGCTCTTTCAGCACATGTCGCCATTCTGGACGAAGAGGGCCGGATTGTCCTGGAAAACCGGATGTGGCAGCGCTTTTCATGCGACAACGGCGGCATTTCGACGCTAGGCGCCAACTACCTGCACATCTGCGAACGTGCGACCGGCGACGACGCCGCTTCGGCCTACGCTACCGCCCGTGGTATTCGGCAGGTCCTGGGCGGCCAGACCGACTTCTACGAGCTGGAATACCCCTGCCACTCCCCCACCGAAGAGCGTTACTTCGCAGTGCGGATTACCGCTTTCGAGCAGGACGGCCGCAAGTACGCCCTGGTGGCCCACGAGAACATCACCCGCCGCAAGCAGGCGGAACTGGAAGTGCGGCGCCTGAACCAGCAGCTGGAACAGCGTGTGCTGGAACGCACTGAGCAGCTGGCCCGCAGCAACCGCGAACTGACGCAGTTGGCGCAGGTGGCCTCGCACGACCTGCAAGAGCCGCTGCGGATTATCGGCAGCTATTCGGACCTGCTGTGGCACCGCTTCGGCAACCAGCTGCCGGCCAAGGGCAGCAGTTACCTGCAGCACATCCAGCACCACACGGGCCGGGCACGCAGCCTGGTGCGGGCGCTGCTGGACCTGTCGAGCATCTCGGCACCGGAAAAGATGCAGTGCGTCGACCTGGCCGAGCAGTGGGCGGCAGCCTGGCAAGGCCTTCCTGACGAGACAGCGGCCCAGATTCGGGTGCAGGTGGCGTCCCTTCCGGCAGTTCAGGGAGACCCCGAGCAGCTGCGGCTGGTCCTGACCCAACTGCTAGACAACGCCGTGCAGTTCCGCGCCAGCCGCCCACTTCACTTGCGCCTGCTGGCCTGCGACGCGGACAGCCCCCATCTGGTCCAGATCGGGCTACAGGACAACGGAACGGGTCTGCCCCAGGGCAGCAGCGACGAGGCTTTCGAGATGTTCAAACGGCTTCATGTGCGCGGCATTGCCGGGCAGGGCACCGGGCTGACCATCTGCGAAAAAATTGTGCAGTTTCACGGGGGTGAAATCTGGCTGGAGCCCAATCCCGCCGAGGGCATCACGGTATGGATGACCCTGCCACGCTGGCAAGGGGCGCAGGAAGCTTCAGGGGCGCTGCTGGGAGAGAACCGGGCAGTGAGCTAA
- a CDS encoding RsmD family RNA methyltransferase — protein sequence MSLRILGGRAKGRPLKVPESARPSGARIRKSLFDLLQSRRPPEGSRPVVFVDLHGGSGAIGLEAASRGYRVTMVEKEGRSVKALEQNARDLDLWREVRILKGDAGALIGRLEQADIVFSDPPYEQDIPLLTEQILGSTLLAPGGMLIAQHDKRVSPPDVPGFERETRHYGSNSLSIYTAASLEPA from the coding sequence ATGAGTCTGCGCATTCTGGGAGGCCGCGCCAAGGGCCGCCCACTGAAAGTTCCCGAGTCGGCCCGGCCCAGCGGCGCCCGTATCCGCAAGAGCCTGTTCGACCTGCTGCAAAGCCGCCGCCCGCCGGAAGGCAGCCGCCCGGTGGTGTTCGTGGACCTGCACGGGGGCAGCGGGGCCATCGGGCTGGAGGCGGCCAGCCGGGGCTACCGCGTGACCATGGTGGAAAAGGAAGGCCGCAGCGTCAAGGCGCTAGAACAGAATGCCCGCGACCTGGACCTATGGCGTGAGGTCCGTATTCTCAAAGGCGACGCTGGAGCGCTGATCGGCCGGCTGGAACAGGCCGACATCGTGTTCAGCGACCCCCCCTACGAGCAGGACATCCCGCTGCTGACAGAGCAGATTCTGGGCAGCACCTTGCTGGCCCCCGGCGGCATGCTGATTGCCCAGCACGACAAGCGCGTGTCCCCGCCGGATGTGCCCGGCTTCGAGCGTGAAACGCGGCACTACGGCAGCAACAGCCTCAGTATCTACACCGCTGCTAGTCTGGAACCTGCATGA
- the rplI gene encoding 50S ribosomal protein L9 — MQVILLEPGKLGQTGEIVTVKPGYARNFLIPRGMAVPANAANMKSLEARIRSRQKILAEEKATAEDLASRLENVAIELSVRAGEGKVYGAVTSGDVADALDRLGFDVDRRKIEMPKAVKEIGEYDISYKAHPEVSIPLKLVVHAEK; from the coding sequence ATGCAAGTGATTCTTCTTGAACCCGGCAAGCTGGGGCAGACCGGCGAAATCGTGACCGTGAAGCCCGGCTACGCCCGCAACTTCCTGATTCCCCGCGGCATGGCTGTTCCGGCCAACGCCGCCAACATGAAGTCGCTGGAAGCCCGTATCCGCAGCCGCCAGAAGATTCTGGCCGAGGAAAAGGCCACCGCCGAAGACCTCGCCAGCCGCCTGGAGAACGTGGCCATCGAGCTGAGCGTGCGCGCCGGCGAAGGCAAGGTGTACGGTGCCGTGACCTCCGGCGACGTGGCCGACGCCCTGGACCGCTTGGGCTTCGACGTGGACCGCCGCAAAATCGAAATGCCCAAGGCCGTCAAGGAAATTGGCGAGTACGATATCAGCTACAAGGCCCACCCCGAGGTGAGCATTCCCCTGAAGCTGGTCGTTCACGCTGAGAAGTAA
- the ssb gene encoding single-stranded DNA-binding protein yields the protein MARGMNHVFLIGALARDPELRYTQSGLAVFEATVAGEDHIVGNDGKERRLPYYHRISMLGKPAEWQGERGYRAGDPVLVEGSLEYNAWDSPEGGKRSIVRVKALRIEQLAAQAPLTEDAGGGVRMAGGMNEVLVVGNLTREPELRYTPGGDAVLSLGLAVNENWTDRSGEKQEKVHWIDVTLWRELAEAMQNLKKGDPVLVKGRLMNESWTDKDGNKRSSTKVEATRVEALSRGAGTGSTAATPAAPRQATGSAAYSAPFTGGAGMGNRSGGLDIDQGLNDIPPEEDDMPF from the coding sequence ATGGCCCGAGGAATGAATCACGTTTTTCTGATTGGTGCACTGGCCCGTGACCCCGAACTGCGTTACACCCAAAGCGGACTGGCTGTCTTTGAAGCCACCGTGGCCGGTGAAGACCATATCGTGGGCAACGACGGCAAGGAACGGCGACTGCCGTACTACCACCGTATTTCCATGCTGGGCAAGCCTGCCGAATGGCAGGGCGAGCGCGGCTACCGCGCCGGTGACCCGGTGCTGGTCGAAGGCAGCCTGGAATACAACGCCTGGGATTCTCCCGAAGGCGGCAAGCGCAGCATCGTGCGCGTCAAAGCGCTGCGAATCGAGCAGCTGGCGGCTCAGGCCCCGCTGACCGAAGACGCTGGTGGTGGCGTACGAATGGCCGGCGGTATGAACGAAGTGCTGGTGGTGGGTAACCTGACCCGCGAACCCGAACTGCGTTACACCCCTGGCGGCGACGCTGTCTTGAGCCTGGGGCTGGCCGTAAACGAAAACTGGACCGACCGCTCCGGCGAAAAGCAGGAGAAGGTGCATTGGATCGACGTGACCCTGTGGCGTGAGCTGGCCGAAGCCATGCAGAACCTCAAAAAAGGTGACCCTGTCCTGGTCAAAGGCCGCTTGATGAACGAGTCGTGGACCGACAAAGATGGCAACAAGCGCAGCAGTACCAAAGTAGAGGCGACGCGAGTCGAAGCCCTTTCCCGAGGTGCGGGCACTGGCAGCACCGCAGCCACCCCCGCAGCACCCCGTCAGGCCACGGGCAGTGCGGCGTACTCGGCCCCCTTCACAGGTGGAGCCGGCATGGGGAACCGTTCGGGGGGCTTAGATATTGATCAAGGCCTCAATGACATTCCGCCAGAAGAAGACGATATGCCGTTTTGA
- a CDS encoding CAP domain-containing protein, protein MGQMGKRLGWWGMGLLVALGLTGCGGGGAPAAGRTPQQPYLPAAGVNVGGGGEIHPLSAVMVPPSEQEVQLLQLINEVRTLGTVGGKNVIPGSCAETTFAPRQLRPLSYSGVLAHAAGKHAQYMGRVGYQGHDESSELGASSGFFYGATRQARVQRSLTEAGLSPTYDFVAGNSGENVAGGTPGQVAGGDMTTGYATPREVMEAWMKSPAHCRNLMNPDWDFVGTAYFHNTVPNVNVQPRLHQHSWVQVFGRGTANVKVVYSY, encoded by the coding sequence ATGGGACAAATGGGTAAACGGCTGGGGTGGTGGGGTATGGGTCTGCTGGTGGCGCTGGGGCTGACGGGTTGCGGTGGCGGTGGAGCGCCGGCCGCTGGCCGGACGCCGCAGCAGCCTTACCTGCCGGCTGCCGGCGTGAATGTCGGTGGCGGCGGCGAGATTCACCCGCTGAGTGCCGTGATGGTGCCTCCCTCCGAGCAGGAAGTGCAGCTGCTGCAACTGATCAACGAGGTGCGGACCCTCGGCACCGTAGGCGGCAAGAACGTGATTCCCGGCAGCTGCGCCGAGACCACTTTTGCGCCCCGGCAGCTGCGTCCCCTCTCCTACAGCGGCGTGCTGGCCCACGCTGCCGGCAAGCACGCCCAGTACATGGGCCGCGTAGGCTACCAGGGCCACGACGAGAGTTCCGAGCTGGGCGCCAGCAGCGGGTTCTTTTACGGCGCTACCCGCCAAGCCCGCGTGCAGCGCAGTCTGACCGAAGCAGGCCTGTCTCCCACCTACGACTTTGTGGCAGGCAACTCCGGCGAAAACGTGGCCGGCGGCACGCCCGGGCAGGTGGCCGGCGGTGACATGACCACTGGCTACGCCACCCCCCGCGAGGTGATGGAAGCCTGGATGAAAAGCCCCGCGCACTGCCGCAACCTGATGAATCCGGACTGGGATTTCGTGGGCACCGCCTACTTCCACAACACGGTGCCCAACGTGAATGTTCAGCCCCGGCTGCACCAGCACTCCTGGGTTCAGGTCTTCGGCCGTGGAACCGCCAACGTCAAGGTTGTGTACAGCTACTGA